A genomic window from Streptomyces sp. 846.5 includes:
- a CDS encoding nucleoside 2-deoxyribosyltransferase yields the protein MSTWSRTAQPTGSQLWKPQLLRVFLATPSLRLTGPADGVFPLALRARVTALREALLNSGVRVFSSHHDQSWVARGTTESPRVPSTHRAVMTADVVVACVGSPLSSGVALELGWASAMRKPIILLVDRAVEHNPLVESLEEVCPVFPLAYDNSWSATALQQILVTALDWADHTIWPSADEMGAASTVSS from the coding sequence GTGAGTACCTGGTCGAGGACGGCACAGCCGACAGGATCGCAGCTGTGGAAGCCACAGCTCCTGCGGGTATTTCTGGCCACTCCCTCCCTGCGCCTGACCGGTCCCGCCGACGGCGTCTTCCCCCTGGCCCTGCGGGCCCGGGTGACCGCCCTGCGTGAGGCCTTGCTGAACAGTGGCGTTCGCGTCTTCTCCTCGCACCACGACCAGTCCTGGGTCGCTCGCGGCACCACCGAGAGCCCCCGTGTCCCCTCCACCCACCGCGCGGTGATGACCGCCGACGTGGTGGTCGCCTGCGTCGGCTCACCGCTGTCGTCGGGCGTCGCCCTGGAACTCGGCTGGGCCTCCGCGATGCGCAAGCCGATCATCCTTCTCGTCGACCGTGCGGTCGAGCACAACCCTCTCGTGGAGTCCCTCGAGGAGGTCTGCCCGGTCTTCCCGCTCGCCTATGACAATTCGTGGTCGGCCACAGCACTCCAGCAGATCCTGGTCACCGCGCTCGACTGGGCGGACCACACCATCTGGCCGAGCGCGGACGAGATGGGTGCGGCTTCCACCGTCAGCAGCTAA